The following proteins are co-located in the Miscanthus floridulus cultivar M001 unplaced genomic scaffold, ASM1932011v1 os_1970_1_2, whole genome shotgun sequence genome:
- the LOC136534477 gene encoding E3 ubiquitin-protein ligase WAV3-like — MGTGWRRALCTSVQRDDDRDDRDAKNKKRRPQHDAPSPRSTSGGGFFSAVKSGSNPSTPTLRCRTRPLQQPADPAPVTPPPARKHRVPLFQALSAPASPRSPSRFALLKASLLPSKSRCGVCSRGVKSGGSSAVFTAECSHAFHFPCIAAHARSSSANGVLSCPVCASPWRQAPFLASLRLHCSFHDDAQSKHRGGGDDGRKTPPPASAAATGGGGPKLYDDDEPLLAPKAAANGGGFNPIPEADEDDDEEQGAAEFRGFFPRPSTTSGLAVTVVPEAALVSSGRRHGKYVVAVKVKAPGLRSSSAAPRRAPIDLVTVLDVSQGMMGEKLQMLKRGMRLVVASLSPADRLSIVAFSGAAKRLLPLRRMTRTGQRSARQIVDRLVVFAAASTTATATQGQEQAQQSACVGDALRKATKVLEDRRDRNPVATVMLLSDTQQQKQQAPPLAPENSTRKQFGRPAVVPATRFTHVEIPIGPGDAPPLVSESEVKHSEPPVEHAFAKCLGGLVSVVMQEVHLELAFPTGEITAVYSCGPGQQAVAVSGSGGAGVSVRLGEMYAEEERELLVEVRAPLGSHPHSLSVRCSYRDPSSQETVRGAEQPLLLPPLQGERASSSSSRRLHDLFVATRAVAESRRLAELQDLATAIHLLSSARALVLQSPPTQQQQELVGSLDTELSDMRWRRANQHQYQQQEPLTPTSRSGRRRGDGDTTTPVGTPRGSAGPGGGGAGEPLTPTSAWRAAEQLAKVAIMRKSMNRVSDLHGFENARF; from the exons ATGGGGACGGGGTGGCGGAGGGCGCTGTGCACGTCCGTCCAGCGGGACGACGACCGGGATGACCGCGACGCCAAGAACAAGAAGCGCCGGCCGCAGCACGACGCGCCCAGCCCACGcagcaccagcggcggcggcttcTTCTCCGCCGTCAAGAGCGGCAGCAACCCGTCCACGCCCACCCTCCGCTGCCGCACCAGGCCGCTGCAGCAGCCGGCGGACCCCGCCCCCGTGACGCCGCCGCCCGCGCGGAAGCACCGCGTGCCGCTCTTCCAGGCGCTGTCGGCGCCGGCCTCGCCCAGATCCCCTTCCAGATTCGCGCTGCTCAAGGCGTCGCTGCTCCCGTCCAAG TCCCGGTGTGGCGTGTGCTCGCGCGGCGTCAAGAGCGGCGGCAGCTCGGCGGTGTTCACGGCCGAGTGCTCCCACGCCTTCCACTTCCCCTGCATCGCCGCCCACGCGCGCTCCTCCTCCGCCAACGGCGTCCTGTCCTGCCCCGTCTGCGCCTCGCCGTGGCGCCAGGCGCCGTTCCTCGCCTCCCTCCGCCTTCACTGCTCCTTCCACGACGACGCGCAGAGCAAGCACcgaggcggcggcgacgacggccgcaagacgccgccgcccgcctccgccgccgctacCGGTGGTGGTGGCCCCAAGCTCTACGACGACGACGAGCCGCTGCTGGCGCCCAAGGCCGCGGCCAACGGCGGCGGCTTCAACCCGATCCCGGAggccgacgaggacgacgacgaggagcagGGCGCCGCCGAGTTCAGGGGCTTcttcccgcggcccagcaccacGTCGGGCCTGGCCGTCACCGTGGTgcccgaggccgcgctcgtgtcCTCGGGCCGGCGCCACGGCAAGTACGTGGTGGCCGTCAAGGTCAAGGCGCCCGGGCTGCGCTCCTCGTCGGCGGCCCCGCGGCGCGCGCCCATCGACCTGGTCACCGTGCTGGACGTCAGCCAGGGCATGATGGGCGAGAAGCTGCAGATGCTCAAGCGCGGGATGCGCCTCGTCGTCGCCTCCCTCAGCCCCGCCGACCGCCTCTCCATCGTCGCGTTCTCCGGCGCCGCCAAGCGCCTGCTGCCGCTGCGCCGGATGACCAGGACGGGCCAGCGGTCCGCGCGGCAGATCGTCGATCGCCTCGTCGTCTTCGCCGCCGCCTcgaccacggccacggccacgcagGGGCAGGAGCAGGCGCAGCAGAGCGCGTGTGTGGGCGACGCGCTGCGGAAGGCCACCAAGGTCCTCGAGGACCGGCGCGACCGCAACCCCGTGGCCACCGTCATGCTGCTCTCCGACACCCAGCAACAGAAGCAGCAGGCGCCGCCGCTGGCGCCGGAAAATTCGACGAGGAAGCAGTTTGGGCGGCCAGCCGTGGTCCCAGCAACGCGCTTCACCCACGTGGAGATCCCCATCGGCCCCGGCGACGCGCCGCCTCTCGTGTCCGAGTCCGAGGTGAAGCACTCTGAGCCTCCCGTGGAGCACGCGTTCGCCAAGTGCCTGGGTGGGCTGGTGAGCGTGGTGATGCAGGAGGTGCACCTGGAGCTGGCGTTCCCGACGGGGGAGATCACGGCGGTGTACTCATGCGGGCCCGGGCAGCAGGCCGTGGCGGtctccggcagcggcggcgcgggggtGAGCGTGCGGCTGGGCGAGATGTACGCGGAGGAAGAGCGTGAACTGCTAGTGGAGGTGCGCGCGCCGCTGGGCAGCCACCCGCACTCGCTGTCGGTGCGTTGCAGCTACCGCGACCCGTCGTCGCAGGAGACGGTCCGCGGCGCGGAGCAGCCGCTGCTGCTGCCCCCGCTCCAGGGCGAgcgggcgtcgtcgtcgtcgtcgcggcgGCTACACGACCTGTTCGTGGCGACGCGCGCCGTGGCGGAGTCGCGGCGGCTGGCGGAGCTGCAGGACCTGGCGACGGCGATCCACCTGCTGTCGTCGGCGCGGGCGCTGGTGCTGCAGTCGCCGccgacgcagcagcagcaggagctggTGGGCAGCCTTGACACGGAGCTGAGCGACATGCGGTGGCGGCGCGCCAACCAGCATCAGTACCAGCAGCAAGAGCCACTGACGCCGACGTCGAGGAGCGGCAGGAGGAGGGGAGACGGGGACACGACGACGCCCGTGGGGACCCCGCGTGGGTCAGCCGGTCCTGGAGGGGGCGGGGCCGGGGAGCCACTGACGCCCACGTCGGCGTGGCGCGCGGCAGAGCAGCTGGCCAAGGTGGCCATCATGCGCAAGTCCATGAACCGGGTCAGCGACCTGCACGGCTTCGAGAACGCGCGCTTCTGA